One genomic window of Pseudomonas chlororaphis subsp. piscium includes the following:
- a CDS encoding glycosyltransferase: protein MNFILYSDVNDGSISQSLGRPEYSYYFVLKAYRPVLESLGRVHVVQAPAEVDRLYHELWLKGEDSLFLSFTPPQKTPLDLDCPTLCVVAWEFDSIPHEYWDNDPHQDWSRTLGRHGRVITLSSHTARAVRRVLGEDFPVLVLPTPLWERFDGVRGQYPNVSVNAGTTLQIKGCIIDSRALGLSADGLIAPVLEEAPPPPAPVEAEIVEAPPLTARRRLFIAKHYLREWYRALVGGEWRRPLFISKHYVRECYREGLRDRVPERLRALMAKSSPEHAAPLPVVLPEPEPAPEPEHPQAVLPATDQQVEFQVDGVVYVSVFNPDDGRKNWHQLITAFCWAMRDTEDATLVLKMTQNDLSTYYVEMLTLLSQLSPFSCRVVAMHGYLDDEQFARLYGAASFYVNASRCEGLCLPLMEFMACGKPAIAPLHTAMLDYIDEEVAFVVKSSQEPAIWPQDSRILFRTLRHRPDWGSLKTAYQDSYRMAKENPEGYQSMSLAAARRMQEYSSFASVQGRLRDFFALTPLTEADGASSLAVAGNA, encoded by the coding sequence ATGAATTTCATTCTTTATTCGGATGTTAACGACGGCTCCATCAGCCAGAGCCTCGGGCGTCCGGAATACAGTTATTACTTCGTGCTCAAGGCCTATCGCCCGGTGCTGGAAAGCCTTGGGCGCGTTCACGTGGTGCAGGCGCCCGCCGAGGTTGATCGGCTGTATCACGAGCTGTGGCTCAAGGGCGAAGACAGTCTTTTTCTTTCGTTCACCCCACCCCAGAAAACCCCGCTCGACCTGGACTGCCCGACCCTGTGCGTGGTGGCCTGGGAGTTCGACTCGATCCCCCACGAATACTGGGATAACGACCCGCACCAGGACTGGAGCCGCACCCTTGGCCGCCATGGCCGGGTGATCACGTTGTCCAGCCATACGGCCCGGGCGGTGCGGCGGGTGCTGGGTGAGGATTTTCCGGTGTTGGTGCTGCCTACCCCGTTGTGGGAGCGCTTCGACGGCGTCCGCGGGCAATACCCCAATGTGTCGGTCAACGCCGGCACCACCTTGCAAATCAAGGGCTGCATCATCGACAGCCGGGCGCTGGGGCTTTCCGCCGACGGCCTGATCGCACCGGTGCTGGAGGAGGCGCCGCCTCCTCCAGCTCCCGTCGAGGCCGAAATCGTCGAAGCCCCACCGCTGACCGCCAGGCGTCGGTTGTTCATCGCCAAGCACTATCTGCGCGAATGGTATCGGGCGCTGGTCGGTGGCGAATGGCGCCGGCCGTTGTTCATCAGCAAGCACTATGTTCGCGAATGCTACCGCGAGGGGTTGCGCGACCGGGTCCCTGAGCGCCTGCGGGCGCTGATGGCGAAATCGAGCCCGGAGCACGCGGCACCGCTGCCCGTCGTTTTGCCGGAACCCGAGCCTGCGCCTGAGCCGGAACATCCCCAGGCCGTCCTCCCGGCCACCGACCAGCAGGTAGAGTTCCAGGTCGATGGCGTGGTCTATGTCAGCGTGTTCAACCCCGACGACGGTCGCAAGAACTGGCATCAGTTGATCACTGCGTTCTGCTGGGCGATGCGCGACACCGAAGACGCTACCCTGGTGTTGAAGATGACCCAGAACGACCTGTCGACCTATTACGTCGAGATGTTGACCCTGTTGTCGCAGCTGTCGCCCTTCAGCTGCCGGGTGGTGGCCATGCACGGTTATCTGGACGACGAGCAGTTCGCCCGGCTGTACGGCGCGGCCAGTTTCTACGTCAACGCCTCGCGTTGCGAAGGCCTGTGCCTACCGCTGATGGAGTTCATGGCTTGTGGCAAGCCAGCGATCGCGCCGCTGCATACGGCCATGCTGGATTACATCGACGAGGAGGTAGCCTTTGTCGTCAAGTCCAGCCAGGAGCCGGCGATCTGGCCGCAGGACTCGCGCATCCTGTTTCGCACCCTGCGCCACCGCCCGGACTGGGGCTCGTTGAAAACCGCCTACCAGGACAGCTACCGCATGGCCAAGGAAAACCCCGAGGGCTACCAGTCGATGTCCCTGGCAGCGGCCCGGCGCATGCAGGAGTACAGCAGCTTCGCCAGCGTCCAGGGGCGCCTGCGGGACTTCTTCGCCCTGACCCCACTGACCGAGGCCGACGGCGCGTCCTCCCTGGCTGTGGCGGGTAACGCCTGA
- a CDS encoding GDP-mannose 4,6-dehydratase, with protein sequence MKKRLFVTGLNGFVGRHLRSRLSTADSGWELLPAPPFDLTQPQSLQDLWPELPDAVIHLAGQTFVPESFRDPARTLQINLLGTLNLLQALKARGFSSTFLYVSSGDVYGQVGENDLPIDEHQPPCPRNPYAVSKASAELLCLQWGMSEGWHVMVARPFNHIGTGQLDSFAVASAARQIARIKHGLQAPRLEVGDIDVTRDFLDVADVVNAYLALLRSGVPGQVYNICSGQEHSIRSLIQQLADIAQVEMELVQDPARLRRAEQRRVCGSHARLQQVTGWTPETTIKQSLRAILSDWESRVLQE encoded by the coding sequence TTGAAAAAGCGTTTGTTTGTAACAGGCCTGAATGGATTCGTGGGACGTCATCTGCGATCCCGCTTGAGCACCGCCGATTCAGGCTGGGAACTGTTGCCCGCGCCGCCCTTCGACCTGACCCAACCGCAAAGCCTGCAAGACCTGTGGCCCGAACTACCGGATGCGGTGATTCACCTGGCTGGCCAGACCTTCGTCCCCGAGTCCTTCCGCGATCCTGCCCGGACCTTGCAGATCAACCTGCTGGGCACCCTCAACCTGTTACAAGCCCTGAAAGCCCGCGGCTTCAGCAGCACCTTCCTGTACGTCAGCTCCGGTGACGTCTACGGCCAGGTCGGCGAAAACGACCTGCCCATCGACGAGCACCAGCCACCCTGCCCGCGCAATCCTTATGCGGTGAGCAAAGCCTCGGCCGAACTCTTGTGCCTGCAGTGGGGCATGAGCGAAGGCTGGCACGTGATGGTGGCCAGGCCGTTCAACCATATCGGCACCGGGCAGCTGGACAGCTTCGCCGTCGCCAGCGCCGCGCGCCAGATCGCCCGGATCAAGCACGGCCTGCAGGCACCCAGGCTGGAAGTCGGCGATATCGACGTCACCCGCGACTTCCTCGATGTCGCTGACGTGGTGAACGCCTACCTGGCCCTGTTGCGCAGTGGCGTGCCGGGCCAGGTCTACAACATCTGCTCCGGCCAGGAGCACAGCATCCGCAGCCTGATCCAGCAGTTGGCGGACATCGCTCAGGTGGAAATGGAACTGGTTCAAGACCCCGCCCGTCTGCGACGGGCAGAACAGCGTCGTGTCTGTGGCAGTCACGCCAGGCTGCAACAAGTCACCGGATGGACGCCTGAAACCACAATAAAACAATCCCTGCGGGCGATCCTGTCCGACTGGGAGTCACGGGTACTACAAGAATGA
- a CDS encoding acyltransferase family protein gives MNDKRIMDIELLRGIAVLGVVFHHLQGNLFPGGLAWLGSVAAYGQFWWGVDLFFAISGFVIARSLIPQLRACTSAAQFWQRTRDFWIRRAFRLLPSAWLWLLLMLLASLFLNRSGAFGSLHANLWATVAGLLQFANLRFADSFFHYEYGASFVYWSLSLEEQFYLLLPLLVLLCRKYLVWVLLALVVVQLVSLRSVLLMFIRTDAMALGVLLALWTARASYRHWEPKWLGRHPGLGLLLLILLGLGMGWLATDKFNVTHYRVGALAVLCALLVWIASYDRDYLLPRGPLKSLLAWVGSRSYGIYLIHVPVFLLVREAWFRLAPLGTTGLNEQPLLALACALGLLLLLSELNYRVIELPLRNRGVELVQRLGPSRSPVPSTGVTSC, from the coding sequence TTGAACGACAAGCGGATCATGGACATCGAGCTGCTGCGGGGCATCGCGGTGCTGGGCGTGGTGTTCCATCATCTGCAAGGCAATCTGTTTCCAGGCGGGCTCGCCTGGCTGGGCAGCGTCGCGGCCTACGGCCAGTTCTGGTGGGGCGTGGACCTGTTTTTCGCCATCTCCGGTTTTGTCATCGCCCGCAGCCTGATCCCGCAACTGCGCGCCTGCACCAGCGCCGCGCAGTTCTGGCAGCGGACCCGCGACTTCTGGATTCGTCGCGCCTTCCGCCTGTTGCCCTCGGCCTGGTTGTGGCTGCTGCTGATGTTGCTGGCGAGCCTGTTCCTCAATCGCTCGGGGGCCTTCGGCAGCCTGCACGCCAACCTGTGGGCCACGGTTGCCGGCCTGCTGCAGTTCGCCAATTTGCGTTTCGCCGACAGTTTTTTCCACTATGAATACGGCGCCAGCTTCGTCTACTGGAGCCTGTCGCTGGAGGAGCAGTTCTACCTGTTGCTGCCGTTGCTGGTGCTGTTGTGCCGCAAGTACCTGGTCTGGGTATTGCTGGCATTGGTGGTCGTGCAACTGGTGAGCTTGCGTTCGGTGCTGTTGATGTTTATCCGCACCGATGCCATGGCCCTGGGTGTGCTGCTGGCGCTGTGGACCGCCCGCGCCAGCTACCGGCACTGGGAACCGAAATGGCTGGGGCGGCATCCGGGGCTCGGCCTGCTGCTGTTGATCCTGCTCGGCCTGGGCATGGGCTGGCTGGCCACCGATAAGTTCAATGTCACTCACTACCGGGTCGGTGCCCTGGCCGTGCTCTGCGCGCTGCTGGTGTGGATCGCTTCCTACGACCGTGACTACCTGTTGCCCCGCGGCCCGTTGAAAAGCCTGCTGGCCTGGGTCGGCAGCCGTTCCTACGGGATCTACCTGATCCATGTCCCGGTGTTTCTGCTGGTCCGCGAAGCCTGGTTCCGCCTGGCGCCTTTGGGCACGACCGGGCTGAACGAGCAGCCGCTGCTGGCGCTGGCCTGTGCCCTGGGCTTGCTGTTGTTGTTGAGCGAACTCAACTACCGTGTCATCGAGTTGCCCCTGCGCAATCGGGGTGTCGAGCTGGTGCAACGCCTGGGTCCATCCCGTTCTCCCGTTCCTTCCACTGGAGTCACTTCATGCTGA
- a CDS encoding phosphatidate cytidylyltransferase, whose amino-acid sequence MDRQTLMLFGGIGAVLVLASLIGFLLKLRTRGAPSSVIDNLNARINAWWVMVLVIGIAFWLGTSAVILLFYAVSFYALREFLTLMPTRRSDYPALVAAFYLALPLQYLLIYFDWYGLFSIFIPVYVFLLLPILASLGGDSTHFLERASKVQWGLMIAVFCVSFVPALLTLDIAGYEGRNLLLIAYLVIVVQMSDVLQYVCGKLFGKRKIAPRLSPSKTVEGFVGGILLASLIGGALWWITPFTIWQSFLIALLINLLGFAGGIVMSAIKRDRGVKDWGHMIEGHGGMLDRLDSVCFAAPIFFHLVRYWWT is encoded by the coding sequence GCGCGGTACTGGTGCTGGCCTCGCTGATCGGTTTTCTGCTCAAGCTGCGCACCCGTGGCGCGCCGAGCTCGGTGATCGACAACCTCAACGCACGCATCAACGCCTGGTGGGTGATGGTGCTGGTGATCGGCATCGCCTTCTGGCTCGGCACCAGCGCGGTGATCCTGCTGTTCTACGCGGTGTCCTTCTACGCCCTGCGCGAGTTCCTGACCCTGATGCCGACCCGGCGCAGCGACTACCCGGCGCTGGTGGCGGCGTTCTACCTGGCCCTGCCCCTGCAATACCTGCTGATCTACTTCGACTGGTACGGGCTGTTCTCGATCTTCATCCCGGTCTATGTGTTCCTGCTGCTGCCGATCCTGGCGTCCCTGGGGGGCGACAGCACGCATTTCCTCGAGCGCGCGTCCAAGGTCCAGTGGGGGCTGATGATCGCGGTGTTCTGCGTGTCGTTCGTGCCGGCACTGCTGACCCTGGATATCGCCGGCTACGAAGGGCGCAACCTGCTGCTGATCGCCTACCTGGTGATCGTGGTGCAGATGTCTGACGTGTTGCAGTACGTCTGTGGAAAACTCTTCGGCAAACGCAAGATCGCCCCGCGGCTGTCGCCGTCCAAGACCGTGGAAGGTTTTGTCGGCGGCATCCTGCTGGCCTCGCTGATCGGCGGCGCGCTGTGGTGGATCACCCCGTTCACTATCTGGCAGTCGTTCCTGATCGCCCTGCTGATCAACCTGCTGGGCTTTGCTGGCGGCATCGTCATGTCGGCGATCAAGCGCGACCGCGGGGTGAAGGACTGGGGCCACATGATCGAAGGCCACGGCGGCATGCTCGACCGCCTGGACTCGGTGTGTTTCGCCGCGCCGATCTTCTTCCACCTCGTACGCTACTGGTGGACCTGA
- a CDS encoding class I SAM-dependent methyltransferase, protein MRAFLRRLRRGAPLPAPLLADAPRPAVSPRDCGLRDAMLDGWFRSETGELLKGFAISAEDTLLDVGCGEGVATLFAMRQGASVIFTDSEFDKVRELARQVAEQSDVPALGLVSNSLPLPLAQGCASKVVCMEVLEHIEQPEPFLAELVRMGRPGAQYLISVPDPVGEHLQKGIAPPGYYRAPNHVQIFSREGFGQMIEAAGLVIEHRQATGFFWVMGMIFFWASERAAGREPPGAVRDRIQAPYPALMEGWARTWEELLAQPDGLAIKQVLDGFMPKSQVIIARKPLSGAVAEPS, encoded by the coding sequence ATGCGGGCGTTTCTGCGGCGTTTGCGCAGGGGCGCGCCATTGCCTGCGCCGCTGCTGGCTGATGCGCCCAGGCCCGCGGTTTCTCCCCGCGATTGCGGCTTGCGCGACGCCATGCTCGACGGCTGGTTCCGTTCCGAAACCGGTGAGCTGCTCAAGGGTTTTGCCATCAGCGCTGAAGACACCCTGCTGGATGTCGGCTGCGGCGAAGGCGTGGCGACGCTGTTCGCCATGCGCCAGGGCGCCTCGGTGATTTTCACCGACAGTGAATTTGACAAGGTGCGCGAGCTGGCCCGGCAAGTCGCCGAGCAGTCGGACGTGCCCGCCCTGGGGCTGGTCAGCAACAGCCTGCCGTTGCCGCTGGCCCAGGGCTGCGCCAGCAAAGTGGTGTGCATGGAAGTGCTGGAACACATCGAACAGCCCGAGCCGTTTCTCGCCGAGCTGGTGCGCATGGGCCGCCCTGGCGCGCAGTACCTGATCAGCGTTCCGGACCCGGTGGGCGAGCATCTGCAGAAGGGCATCGCGCCGCCCGGCTATTACCGCGCGCCGAACCATGTGCAGATATTTTCCCGCGAGGGCTTTGGCCAGATGATCGAGGCCGCCGGGCTGGTCATCGAACACCGGCAGGCCACGGGCTTTTTCTGGGTCATGGGCATGATCTTCTTCTGGGCCAGCGAACGGGCCGCCGGACGCGAGCCGCCGGGCGCCGTGCGTGACCGCATCCAGGCGCCGTACCCGGCGCTGATGGAAGGCTGGGCACGGACCTGGGAGGAGCTGCTGGCGCAACCCGACGGGCTGGCGATCAAGCAGGTGCTGGATGGCTTCATGCCGAAGAGCCAGGTCATCATCGCCCGCAAGCCGCTGTCCGGCGCAGTGGCTGAGCCGTCTTGA
- the lpdA gene encoding dihydrolipoyl dehydrogenase, giving the protein MSSYDVVILGGGPGGYNAAIRAGQLGLKAACVEGRATLGGTCLNVGCMPSKALLHASELYDAAMGKEFAELGIEVKPSLNLAQMMKQKDDSVTGLTKGIEFLLRKNKVDWIKGWGHIDGPGQVTVTDSAGGKTRLQAKDIVIATGSEPTPLPGVEIDNRRILDSTGALSLSEVPRHLVVIGAGVIGLELGSVWRRLGAQVTVVEYLDRICPGVDGEAGKTLQRALGKQGIAFKLGTKVSSASTSANGVQLSIEPAAGGTAQLLEADYVLVAIGRRPYTQGLGLKNVGLGTDSRGMLANRQHRTEAPGVWVIGDVTSGPMLAHKAEDEAMACIEQIVGKAGEVNYGLIPSVIYTKPELASVGKTEEQLKAEGRAYKVGKFPFTANSRAKINHETEGFAKVLADAQTDEILGVHLVGPSVSEMIGEYCVAMEFSASAEDIALTCHPHPTRSEALRQAAMDVEGMATQM; this is encoded by the coding sequence ATGAGCAGCTACGACGTCGTCATCCTCGGTGGGGGTCCCGGTGGCTACAACGCCGCCATTCGCGCCGGCCAGCTGGGGCTCAAGGCCGCCTGTGTCGAAGGTCGCGCCACCCTCGGCGGCACCTGCCTGAACGTCGGCTGCATGCCGTCCAAGGCCTTGCTGCACGCCTCGGAGCTGTACGACGCGGCCATGGGCAAGGAATTCGCCGAACTGGGCATCGAGGTCAAACCCAGCCTCAACCTGGCCCAGATGATGAAGCAGAAGGACGACAGCGTGACGGGCCTGACCAAGGGCATCGAGTTCCTGTTGCGCAAGAACAAGGTCGACTGGATCAAGGGCTGGGGCCATATCGACGGCCCGGGCCAGGTCACGGTGACCGACAGCGCCGGGGGCAAGACCCGGTTGCAGGCCAAGGACATCGTGATCGCCACCGGCTCCGAACCGACCCCGTTGCCCGGGGTGGAGATCGATAACCGGCGCATCCTCGACTCCACCGGCGCGTTGTCCCTCAGCGAAGTGCCCAGGCACCTGGTGGTGATCGGCGCCGGGGTGATCGGCCTGGAGCTGGGTTCGGTCTGGCGGCGCCTGGGCGCCCAGGTGACCGTGGTCGAGTACCTGGACCGCATCTGCCCCGGCGTCGATGGCGAAGCGGGCAAGACCCTGCAACGGGCCTTGGGCAAACAGGGGATCGCCTTCAAGCTCGGCACCAAGGTCAGCAGCGCCAGCACCTCGGCCAACGGTGTGCAGTTGAGTATCGAGCCGGCAGCGGGCGGCACCGCGCAACTGCTGGAAGCCGACTACGTGCTGGTGGCCATCGGGCGCCGGCCATATACCCAGGGCCTGGGCCTGAAGAACGTCGGCCTGGGCACCGACTCGCGCGGCATGCTCGCCAACCGCCAGCACCGCACCGAGGCCCCCGGCGTGTGGGTGATTGGCGACGTCACGTCCGGGCCGATGCTCGCCCACAAGGCCGAGGACGAGGCCATGGCCTGTATCGAGCAGATCGTCGGCAAGGCCGGTGAAGTGAACTACGGCCTGATCCCCAGTGTGATCTACACCAAACCGGAGCTGGCCAGCGTCGGCAAGACCGAAGAGCAGCTCAAGGCCGAGGGCCGGGCCTACAAGGTCGGCAAGTTCCCTTTCACGGCCAACAGCCGGGCCAAGATCAACCACGAGACCGAAGGTTTCGCCAAGGTCCTGGCGGACGCGCAGACCGATGAAATCCTCGGCGTGCATCTGGTCGGCCCGAGCGTCAGCGAAATGATCGGCGAATACTGCGTGGCCATGGAGTTTTCCGCCTCGGCCGAAGATATCGCCCTGACCTGCCACCCGCACCCGACCCGCTCCGAGGCGTTGCGCCAGGCGGCGATGGATGTCGAGGGGATGGCGACGCAGATGTAA
- a CDS encoding glycosyltransferase: MLILIHSETNKSNIQQNLGRPEYSYYFVLKEFRPVLERLGQVLEVSNPDELVDRLYFDCQSRGEACIFLSFSPPHRTPNHYACPTIPVFAWEFSTIPTESWQGEPRHDWRLVLGTAGAAITHSSFTVRAVRDVMGEDYPICAIPAPVWDRFASRGEQLGKQARASQVILNLHGLLLDSRTLDLSGYGPSTLREGMPLALDTQARDCQLLLDGVIYTSVFNPYDGRKNWQDMISAFCTTFRDCADATLVLKLTHHDIGNALADMLHHLYKNQSYQCRIVLIHGFLSDPDYERLVEATSYVVNSSFGEGQCLPLMEFMSCGKPAVAPCNTAMADYIDHDNSFIVDSTDELTAWPHDPRAAYRTLRYITNWDSLCSAYRASYDVALRDPERYAQMSTHAIDSLRRFCSQATAEQRLGEFFRQVLEQRKAPATPGLAG; encoded by the coding sequence ATGCTGATCCTCATCCATTCGGAAACCAACAAGAGCAACATCCAGCAAAACCTCGGCCGTCCCGAATACAGCTACTACTTCGTGCTCAAGGAGTTCCGGCCGGTGCTGGAACGCCTGGGCCAGGTGCTCGAGGTCAGCAACCCGGACGAGTTGGTGGACCGCCTGTATTTCGACTGCCAGAGCCGGGGCGAGGCGTGCATTTTCCTGTCGTTCTCGCCGCCCCATCGCACGCCCAACCATTACGCCTGCCCGACCATCCCGGTGTTCGCCTGGGAGTTCAGCACCATTCCCACCGAAAGCTGGCAGGGCGAGCCGCGGCATGACTGGCGACTGGTCCTGGGCACCGCGGGCGCGGCGATCACCCACTCCAGCTTTACCGTGCGAGCGGTGCGCGATGTGATGGGCGAGGACTATCCGATCTGTGCGATCCCGGCCCCGGTCTGGGATCGCTTCGCCAGCCGTGGCGAGCAACTGGGCAAGCAGGCGCGGGCGTCCCAGGTGATCCTCAACCTGCATGGCTTGCTGCTCGACAGCCGCACCCTGGACCTGAGCGGCTACGGCCCGAGCACGCTGCGCGAAGGCATGCCGCTGGCGCTCGATACCCAGGCCCGCGATTGCCAACTGCTGCTTGACGGGGTGATCTACACCTCGGTGTTCAACCCCTACGACGGGCGCAAGAACTGGCAGGACATGATCAGCGCGTTCTGCACCACCTTCCGCGACTGTGCCGACGCCACCCTGGTGCTGAAACTGACCCACCACGATATTGGCAACGCGCTGGCCGACATGCTGCACCACCTCTACAAGAACCAGTCCTACCAGTGCCGTATCGTGCTGATCCACGGCTTTTTGTCCGATCCGGACTACGAACGACTGGTGGAGGCCACCAGCTATGTGGTGAATTCCTCGTTCGGCGAAGGGCAGTGCCTGCCGCTGATGGAGTTCATGTCCTGCGGCAAGCCGGCGGTGGCGCCGTGCAACACCGCGATGGCCGACTACATCGACCACGACAACAGCTTCATCGTCGACTCCACCGACGAGCTGACCGCCTGGCCCCACGATCCCCGGGCCGCCTATCGGACCCTGCGCTACATCACCAACTGGGATTCGCTGTGCTCGGCCTATCGCGCCAGCTACGACGTCGCCCTGCGGGACCCGGAGCGTTATGCACAGATGTCGACCCATGCGATCGACAGCCTGCGGCGCTTCTGCAGCCAGGCCACGGCCGAACAGCGCCTGGGCGAGTTTTTCCGGCAGGTGCTGGAGCAACGCAAGGCGCCTGCCACCCCCGGGCTTGCTGGGTGA
- a CDS encoding LysE family translocator, protein MAQLWMFFLALAVVYLLPGPDMILLLQTGARQGKGLALATAVGLAIARGCHVALAALGLATLFKAAPWTFEVVRLGGAAYLLWLGVQCLRANLLPSLQDGEAVSALRWREAIRRGLLTNLLNPKALLFCSVLLPQFIDPQAGPVAAQFASLGLLLVLVGLLFDSAYALAGAWIGRWLAHNRAAQRVQQWLFGSLLIGFALRLTFVQQA, encoded by the coding sequence GTGGCACAACTGTGGATGTTTTTCCTGGCGCTGGCGGTGGTCTATCTGCTGCCCGGCCCCGACATGATCCTGCTGCTGCAAACCGGCGCCCGCCAGGGCAAGGGCCTGGCGCTGGCCACGGCGGTGGGCCTGGCGATCGCCCGGGGCTGCCATGTGGCGCTGGCGGCGCTGGGCCTGGCCACTCTGTTCAAGGCCGCGCCCTGGACCTTCGAGGTGGTGCGCCTGGGCGGGGCCGCGTACCTGTTGTGGCTCGGCGTGCAGTGCCTGCGGGCCAACTTGCTGCCCAGCCTGCAGGACGGCGAGGCCGTGAGCGCATTGCGCTGGCGCGAAGCGATCCGCCGCGGCCTGCTGACCAACCTGCTCAACCCCAAGGCGCTGCTGTTCTGCTCGGTGTTGCTGCCACAGTTCATCGACCCGCAGGCCGGCCCCGTGGCCGCGCAGTTCGCCAGCCTCGGTCTGCTGCTGGTCTTGGTGGGGTTGCTGTTCGACAGCGCCTACGCCCTGGCCGGCGCCTGGATCGGCCGCTGGCTGGCGCACAACCGCGCCGCCCAGCGGGTCCAGCAATGGCTGTTCGGCAGCCTGCTGATCGGCTTCGCCCTGCGCCTGACCTTCGTGCAACAGGCCTGA
- a CDS encoding class I SAM-dependent methyltransferase: MLSLLKKLTASAPAAVTPDTPPPAKVDPYMLGLQDAMLSGWFNQENGELFTGFPVTAEDTLLDVGCGDGGNVHYCAMRGAKIIIADIDAAKVEATRQRLSDTPARGVECHVTDCNPLPIADGTASRVVSTEVIEHVDDPAQFLSELVRVGQPGALYLLSVPHPSSEDLQKDIAAPEYFQKPNHIRIISEEQFKQMVGDAGLEVLSHSQYGFYWSMWMLLFWEAKVEFSNPDHPLLDQWANTWQTILNSPRGVQIKHALDAVVAKSQVIIARKPA, from the coding sequence ATGCTGAGCCTTCTGAAAAAACTCACGGCGAGCGCTCCTGCGGCCGTAACGCCCGACACACCGCCGCCGGCCAAGGTCGATCCGTACATGCTGGGCCTGCAGGACGCCATGCTCAGCGGCTGGTTCAACCAGGAAAACGGCGAGTTGTTCACCGGTTTTCCGGTGACGGCCGAGGACACCCTGCTGGATGTCGGCTGTGGTGACGGCGGCAACGTGCATTACTGCGCGATGCGCGGGGCGAAGATCATCATTGCCGACATCGATGCGGCCAAGGTCGAGGCGACGCGCCAGCGTCTGAGCGATACCCCGGCCCGCGGCGTGGAATGCCACGTCACCGACTGCAACCCGCTGCCGATCGCCGACGGCACCGCCAGCCGCGTGGTGTCCACCGAGGTCATCGAGCATGTGGACGATCCGGCGCAGTTTCTCTCCGAGCTGGTGCGGGTCGGCCAGCCGGGCGCGCTGTACCTGTTGAGCGTGCCGCACCCGAGCTCCGAGGACCTGCAGAAGGACATCGCCGCGCCCGAGTATTTCCAGAAGCCCAACCATATCCGCATCATCAGCGAAGAACAGTTCAAGCAGATGGTCGGCGACGCCGGGCTGGAAGTGCTCAGCCATAGCCAGTACGGCTTCTACTGGTCGATGTGGATGCTGCTGTTCTGGGAAGCCAAGGTCGAGTTCAGCAACCCCGACCACCCATTGCTCGACCAGTGGGCGAACACCTGGCAGACCATTCTCAACTCGCCGCGTGGGGTGCAGATCAAGCACGCGCTGGACGCCGTGGTCGCCAAGAGCCAGGTCATCATTGCCCGCAAGCCGGCCTGA
- a CDS encoding Lrp/AsnC family transcriptional regulator → MKLDAYDRKILAALQRDGRLSNVQLAEEIGLSPSPCLRRVRMLEEAGVIRGYQANLDRDEVGLGLTVFVGVKVERHTDEHSEAFHKAVTALPEVLSAFLVSGESDFLLQVVVPDLRAYDRFLTGSLLKLPGVSDIRSNFAIHTVKTPGALPLGHLPA, encoded by the coding sequence ATGAAACTGGACGCCTACGACCGCAAGATTCTCGCCGCCCTGCAGCGCGACGGCCGCCTGAGCAACGTGCAACTGGCGGAGGAGATCGGACTGTCTCCTTCACCTTGCCTGCGTCGGGTACGGATGCTGGAAGAAGCCGGGGTGATTCGCGGCTACCAGGCCAACCTCGATCGCGATGAAGTGGGCCTGGGGCTGACGGTGTTCGTCGGGGTCAAGGTCGAGCGGCACACCGACGAGCATTCCGAAGCCTTCCACAAGGCGGTGACGGCGCTGCCGGAGGTGCTTTCGGCGTTCCTGGTGTCCGGCGAGTCGGACTTTCTGCTGCAAGTGGTGGTGCCGGATTTGCGGGCCTACGACCGCTTCCTCACTGGCAGCCTGCTGAAGCTGCCGGGCGTCAGCGATATCCGCAGCAACTTCGCGATCCACACGGTGAAAACCCCGGGGGCGCTGCCGCTGGGGCATTTGCCGGCCTGA